Within the Miscanthus floridulus cultivar M001 chromosome 2, ASM1932011v1, whole genome shotgun sequence genome, the region ctttgagtttgaagccatctacatttgtaattgggggctcttccatttcgtgtagcatccacgaacatgaattctctgcttgtcatctcgataaatctcattagttctcctttgagtttgaagccatctacatttataattgggggctcttccatttcgtgtagcatccacgaacatgaattctctgcttgtcatctcgataaatctcattagttctctaattgcgtggtcattatcataaAAACCCACAATtatggcttgattgcactttcacaatgtttcatctattttttagacgtatgttacaagtgtgtttattttgatgttgcatatgtctcacacatatattgcaagtgtttgatctggatgttgactatgttttgcaatggttttGAGGTATTTTTGTAAATGCTTCATATGCATGTTCCAAGTATTCCATCTGTCttgagatgtatgttgcaagtgttatatttggatgtttcaaaagtagatcgagtgttgcatcttgctccttcctcgccttcggctgcctcgcctcggtgtctccaCCTTCTCTCAGTGTCAGTTGGGCATCTAAGCCAGAGGCCAGGCGGGCTCcaccccctccccttcttctcaaTGTTGGTGGTGCGTCGTGGGATGGCGGCGCGGTGGGGACGAGCCGCCACGAGTGCACGCTGGGGTAGGGGGGTCCGTTATGTGGGGAAGGGATAGGTGTGCTTGTTTCTTCTGAGTTCGGACGGCTCATGTTCCTTAAATCGAATGGGCCCGAGCTACGTCCGGACACGTCCTCGGACCGGGTGTCCGAGCGCTACTCGTCCTGTGAATGAATTGAATTGGACATGTGTTACAATTATGCGTTAAGAAGGTGGCCCGGATTGAGCATGCGCAAAGGATTGTGCTTGAAGTCTAAATTATATTGATCATATCTTAATATTACTAAACCTATTTGGAAATAAATGCATGATTGTTCAGGCAATGTTGCTTCTTCCCAGCATGTTTGTCACCGCAATTCACGATTTCTATCTTTTGCACTTGCTAGATTCTTGCGTGTCGACCGTGTCGTCTAACGTCAAGGATTGATCCGATCCATGCCATCCATCTGCCACCTGTACACTTGGGCCCAGCCCACTGGATCGAAACCGATAGAAAAAAGAAGAGTTAAATGCATCGTAGTTCCATTAAATTTTGGTGGTGTGTTATCTAGTTCCATTAACTTTTAAACTATATTTTTgagtccattaacttttggtggtgtatcatccaggtccattaacttttaaactgtattttttggtacattaacttttggtggtgcgtcatccaggtccatcaactttcaaattatatttttgagtccctaaactttttaactggttcaccgtaggtccataccccttcgtttagTGAATAGATATGATATGACACGCCAAATAAGTAGCCACCGTGGAGTAGGTGATGAGTCCATAGCTCCTCAACATGTTCATGAAGACTTCTCTAGCAATAATTCAAATGTAGCAGCTGTAATTCATTAATATCATCTGGTCTTAAATTTAGGACTATTATTTTTAAGAATAAATATATTGTGAATATAGAGAAATTTACAACTGTTGAACTATCATCAAAGATATTTCATAGAGGTACCTTATTATAGTGTGGAAAGGAGGAGAAAATAAAGTCAACAAAATACATCAGTATTAATTCTAAAGAGGTGAAGATCATCAATGGAATTTTCCCAACGTGATTAGCATCCTTGTCGTAGTATTTTATTATTTCTATATATTAGTTTTCTATCAAGTTGTGATACACGATCTTTTATCTTGCATCTAGCTTTTAGTGTCTACGTGCACCTGTGTACGTGAATTAAATTGGTGGCTGCGTTTGACGTGCCATGCATGTTAGCTGAATCAAAGACTCAGGGTCAATCGGTCCTAGTTGGGTTTCCGAGTTTTGTTTGGGTTAGGTGGCCGCGTGCCTATACCAATAGCCTTCGACCTTGTACCGGATAGATTAGACTGGATTTTATCGTGGAGTTTATTCTTCGTCGAGCCGCCACTTGAGAAACCCTAGATGGTGATCCCATCAGGTTCATCGTATTGAAGATTATCTTTGGACGATGATCTCGTCCTGTACTCTATGGTGGCTGTTTTTTGACGTGTCATATCAGATCTGTTCGTTAAACAAAGGGGTATGGACCTACGATGAACTAGTTAAAAAGTTTAGAACCCGAAAATGCAATTTAAAAGTTGATGAAACTGAATGACACATCACCAAAATTTAATAGactaaaaaatatattttaaaagTTGATGAACCTGAATGACACGTCATCAAAAATTAATAGACCCAAACATATAATTTAAAAGTTGACCTACGTAACACGTCACCAAAAGTTAATGAACCTGCATTTAACtcaagaaaagaaaacaaaatatagTTGCAAAAGCATCGCCCGGAATCAAACCGCACCACGTCGTAACTCACGCTCACGCAAACACGACAagcggaggaaaagagggcgGAGCACCAAAGCGAAGCAGCAGTTGcggttgcggcggcggcggcggcagtggcagtggcgacggcgatggcgatgaCCGCGAAGCGAGGCCCAAGCGGCGATGAGATGCGCTGCTCTGGTCACCGCGCGCGCGCCCGCCGCGTCGAGGAAGGAGAGACGGACCATCCTTCCGCCGCGGAGCTCGGAGCCAGCCTCTCCACCAGGGATcaggtgcgtgcgtgcgtgcggtgTGCGCCTGCGCGCGCGCGTGTTTTGCAATGTCGCCTCCTACCTTGCGTGAATAAGGACTCGCTCGAGCGATTAAGGTCTCGTATCGTTTGCTTTGGTACGGCAGTGCTTATGCGTGTTAGGGTATTGTGTGGGCTGCACGAGATTGAAGAAATGAGGAGGCGGCTGCGGGAGTTGGAGAAACTCGAGTTTGAGATACCACCCGCCCCATCGCATGGTAATTCGTTTTGCTAATAAACACACCATCTCTGTTTGCCTTGTTGGTGTAAGTTGACCACTGAAGTAAACTGCGGGTACCggaattttatttatttatttatttttgccaGACATCATGCTAATTTAACCATTTTAGTGGTCTGTGACTGAATTTTTGGTGTGGTTTGTTTGCCAGAGCATGTAGTTTGTTCTGGTGCTATGTAGTTGGCTTCAGTTTACTGCCTATAAGTGACTACCTTATTCTATTTTTAGCCTGTTTGAGGAGATGTTGTGTTATGTGGTTGCAGTAAGAGCGGTGGATGATGCATATCGGCATTCTCATGTGTTGTGTGGATTGACGAACATTGTCTTTTTGCCTCCATCATTTGTTATGTTGGTCAGTGGTAGTATTTTGTACTGAAATACATAATGGTTGATATATTGTGATCAAAGCATGATTAGTATTGTTACAATTCAGCAAGTAAGCTTGGTTACTTATCGAATGCTTGTGCTACAGCTAATCATTACTTTGAGTGGCTGTCATAAGTGATCAGCCAGACTGTCGGCGATGCTTTTTGCAACCACATTCTGGCATTGAACATCTCAATTGTGTTACAATGTTGTTCATGTGGTCAATTATTGCATTTCTAGATAGAGTAATCGGCGACATCAGGCCTAAGCTGCATTTTGATGTTTGCATAGTGTTACTTGCAGAAGCGGAACCAACAACTTTGATTAGGGGGGGCCGGACAAACATAATGACACATCGTATGTGTGATAAATATGTACATAAGTGTACATTTCAACATATTTTTCTATGCTTCTACATATGTAGTTAGTGTTCATAACAAAAAATCACAACATTATGATAAAATACGAGTTAAAATGGGCTAAATATGCTTTGTATTGTATTATTAATAAAGGTATTTAAAAAAATCACTGTttgcgcgcgggggggggggggggggggggggggcctggTTCCGCCTCTGGTTACTTGAGTCTAGGATTGAATTATGAGCCCTGTACTACTAGGAAATATGTGTGAGCTCAGAACTGCTAGCAAAGAGAGTCCCATCTTAATCCATTATGGCTCTTGCAGCCAAACTTTTTATTTGATACAGAGTTCAGTGCATACTCTCATGAGGTTAcactgaaaaaaaaaagaaaaatgccaTTTGGCGGAGGTGGTTTGATCATTGCGCAAGAGGCGAGTGCGCCATAAGTGCTGCTCTGCATGCTTGGAGGAGGCAACTGATGGATGGTTCTTTGTTCTTGAAGACTACTTCATTCTGGATCTTCCAAAGCTGCCTACAGCATAGAAGGACGAGGCATGCAGCATGTTTTAGCAGCATGCATTGGGTATCTGGTTCCTGCTAACAGCATTTTAAGTAAACACTGAAAAAGATTATTGTGATGTATTTTGTCCCTTAGCTACAGTTTATTGATGTGATAGTTGATATTTCCATCAGATGAACTATATATGGTTTTTCTCTCATGTGGGCATGGGCACCCTAAGCTACAAGTTTTCTTTTCTGATAATACAAGTATTTTTGCATACAACTATTCTTGCATAGGGCACCACAATGATGCTAATGCTATATGCCTATATTCCATAGAAAGAACAATTTGTACACATAGAGACAATGTGACTAAAGCAAGCAGTAAAGCTTATGCTCAGCTGAATTACTTGCAGACATCTTTTTCACCTCATTAGTACTTCTACAGTTCTACTTCTGAAAATTTATAGGCAGTGAAGACAAACTTTCAGATGATCTTGTTTAGAAAGTGAGTTCTGCAAATATTCTGAAAATAGTATTGTGTATAAAGTATATGCCACATACCATACCTCTGCTTATATATCTACTACTTAATTTGTAAGTCCATCTATATTTTATACAATCATGGGTACTGATTACATAGCTTTGTTGCTGTGCTTGAAGTATCTTTTTCTTGTTACAGGCTTCATAATTTCTGATTGCGAGTATGGTGCAGTAGTTTCATTTTTCTCAGCCCCACTGCTTCAATGGAATACTGCTCCCATTTTCCCACTAAGCTATATAGCTGTTTACCTCTCTTTTTATTTGTTTGTATTTGCattcacagaagatgaatctgaaACAGCTGTGGCAGCAACAACAGTTGACAAGGCAGAGGTGGATGTTCGCTCCATCTATGTTGGGAATGtgagttttcttctcttgtcctAGTGCTATTCAAGCATGTCCTAAACACCTGACAAATGTTCTGCAGCTCTTGAGCAATGATTATGTCACTAAAATGAACTCCAGTTGTTGTTGAACTTTGACTGCCTATGTTCTTTAGTTACTGTCACTGTTTCTTCCTGTGGCTGGGGTTTGTGGCATCTTatataaaaaaagggcgtacccagtgcagagagctcccgctatgaggggtttggggaagggtgtcagtggcaagccttaccctcgcctgtgcaatgcgaggagaccgcgactcgaacccgggaccttccagtcacaggcggtaagagactaccgcttgcaccaggcccgcccttcttgtGGCATCTTatatgttttgaaaaaaaaatacttgTCCCTTAAAAATGCATTAAAATCGGCAACATGTAGTTCTTagtttgctacaattgtgggtATGATGTAAACCATGTGCCACCTTGCTTCAGGTTGATTATGCTTGCTTGCCGGAGGAAGTTCAGCAGCATTTTCAGCATTGTGGAACTATCAACAGGGTGACAATCTTGACAGACAGCTTTGGTCAACCCAAAGGGTTTgcttatgtggagtttgatgaagtTGAGGCTGTCCAGAATGCTCTCCTTTTGAATGAAACAGAACTTCATGGTCGTCCTTTGAAGGTCCAAAGGACTTGGTTTCAACTTTCTAACATTTATTTTGTCAATTTTTGTCTAATCTTCATTCTGCATGTAGGTTTGTCCAAAAAGAACCAACATTCCAGGAATGAAGCAATCTAGGGGAAGGCACTCAGTTCATCCTTTCTATCCATCGTATGGGTAAGGAGTTTTTCTTCATGAAGATACATTAGACGTGGATGTGGAAAGATGGTAAACATGGAAGCGCTATTTTGATTAGTTGCAATCAATACATTATCACTTTTTGAGGTACTTGAGCTTCTCTACCATTGAATCTGGGCCAAATGACTAGGACTGTCATTTGTGGCATCTCAAActtaacacccccccccccccccccccccccccccccgcctctcTCCCTACCTCTCATCTTTTAGAGCTCACATTTATGAAACACCATATCCATTTGTGTGTGAAAATCATGCCTTATGAGTCATCCTGGGGAAAACATGACTGAAAAGTTCGAAGAAGTTGACCTGAATCCTGGGGAAAGCATGACTAAAATGTTTTTAGTGAAGTTGACCTGGGAAAGCAAGCCTTATGATTTATGAAATGTGGATGGTTTCCTGATTCATCCTGAATGTTATTTCTAATGTTTGTTTTATTTGCTCTGCAGGAAGGTACCAAGATTCAGGAGGTTCCTGGGGTACAGCTACAGCCCTTACTACTAATCCTACTGGGTTGATGTGATTCACTGAGCCACTCAGTTTTCTAAAGCTAGCAAATGTCCCCAACATATCGTGGTACAGAACTATAGTTCCAGTATTGTGCATCCTGAATAGGCAGGGCCCGGAAGACTCAGGCCTTACATAGTTTTTTCGTTGTCGTAGCTCCCTTGAAGACCGACCTGTAATAACATGTTGACAACCTTCTACCTTAGAAAACGGTgtgttcgcttatgctgaaatgtcgtgagaggaaaacactgttccgtgGCTGAAAAGTAGTGTtgtataagctcaagcgaacagatgTTGGACCGTACTTTTTGTTGAGAGCCCTCTGTTTGATCAGGAAGTTGCAATGGAGTCTATTTTCTGATATCCAATGCACGTGATGTATGCCTTTTGGTTTTAAGTTAGGTTCCCTTTTGAACgttgatttcttttttttttctgttttctgTGTTTTTCAATTCATGTGTTCCAAATGGGCTGTTAATCCAAATGTTCTATTGTTCTATATGCCCCGTTTGGCTTGtagaaactgactgaaaacactgttctaccTAAATTGTTgttactgttccagctgaaagcCAAACGGGGCCTATCGACGGCTGTGTTGCACTACGTACTTACTGAGTTAAATGGGTGCAAATTTGCTCTCTTTTTTTCACCTTCAGGATTTTAAAGGTTCTGTCCACGTGTGCTTAGATACGTCGAATACTTCTGAGCTTAAATATTTCTACGTCGAATACTCGTGTGCTTAGATATTTCATATTTCCAGGGTTCCTACGTCGAATACTTCTGAGCTTCTTACTTTCTGGGATTTCAAACTTCCTTTTCTGAAGTGAGATTTCGGATTTCATATGCCCGAAAGCTGCGCTACATCAGCAATAAGCTTTCTGATTTGCGGTTTGCCATCGTAATGCTTCTCTGTTTCTACGGCTGTGCTTCGCTTGTGACAGATCTGAGGCATTTCCTTAGCCATATGGAATGGCATTCATGCAACACAGTGTCAACTAGATGCACGCTTCAAAGCCTGATACAAGCTGTAGAATTCCCGTTAGCGCTGCATCTTAGGAAACATTCCTGACTGACTGCAACATGTAGTATTGCAGCTCACAAAATAGGGTGAACCTCAGTGAAATATAGAGATTCCATATGCTTGCTCACCGAATATCTCGAATGCAGCGTTAAACTAATCTAGCAACTGGACGGTCACAACAACAAGAGTCTAGCAAGCAAACTCAGCAACAAAATTGACAACGAGCAGATGCCATTTGAACAAAGCTGCAGTGTTTCAACATAACAGCAGCAGCTCATCATAAATTCATAATTCATAACACGAGTAATTCACTGATTACACCTGAGACTTTCTAATTTCTAATTAAAACCTCGTCCTTCCCCCTTACCATATCCCTACACCTACATCCTTTGCCCCAAACCCCTTGCTCGGTTCAATTCACCATCCATACACAATAAGATTAAATTGCTACTAACATCATCATAGTCAACAACTGCTAGCATGCACAGCAGTTAACACAGAGCGAGCAAGCATGCACACAAGGTTCACAGAGCAGCCGGGCTACATGGATCGATCAGTCCTCTTCCATTGCGGCAGAGGAAGGGGAGACCCTGGCCTTCATGTTCTGCTGCTGCTTACCGAGGAAGGCCTCCAGGAAGAGCTGCTGGGCGTCGAGCATCGTCTGGGTGCGCTTCATCTCCGACTCCATCCGTTCCTTCTCCATCTGCAGCGAGAGCTCCAGCCTGCGCTCCTCCATACGCAGGAACCCCTCCCCGACCTCCCGCAGTGCGGCAGCCACCTCCGCCATGGCCTCTGACTCGGCGtcgtcctcgccgccgccgcccctctcCGGCTTCACAGCTGCCACGGCGGCGGGCTTCGTGCGGGAGGCCTTGGGGATGGTGAAGCGCAGCCCGCTCCCGGCCCCGCCGTTAGAGATGAGCCCGTGCAGGCTCCTGCTCCGCACAGCCTCCTCGGAGGAGGAAGGGGAGGACACGGGGGAAGGCGGGGACGCCGGCGGGGCGGGGCCCATGGTCTTGATCTTGACGATGGCGTTGGGGCTCGGGTCCGGCACGCCGCCACCGGCGAGGTCGTGCAGGAGCGGGAAGAATGGCCACTTGGGCCTCTTGGACCGCCCCGCGGCGCGCGACCGCTCAGCGCGGTATCGCTTCCGAAGCTTCTCGATCTTGTGGCGGCACTGCACGCCGGACTTGTGCGCGGCGGTGGGGAACCGCCCGCAGCGCGCGGTGACGGTGTTGGCCACGGCGTCCCAGTCCGCGGCCCGCAGGTTGCCCTTCCGCAGCGCCACCCACCTGTCGCGGTACGCCTCGATGAGCGCGAGGGTCTCCTCGTGCGTCCAGCACGGCGGCGGCAGCCTCCGGCTGGAGCCCCCGCCCCCGAGCCCTATGCCTCCCCCCGAGgaggccgctgccgccgccgcagccgccgccgcggcgaCGGGCGCGGCCAGAGGGGGCAGGTCGGGAGATGAGACGGCGTCGTCCCTGGCCGCGTCGGAGGACGAGGATGACATGGCCGgtcagctgcggcggcggcaggcggctagggtttggtggtggtgctggtggagaTGCGGAACGGAGGCGGAGGTGGGGAACCGGTCATAAAAGGAGGAGGAGGCGGGGCAGGGCGGGGCGGTGCGGTGGTGGGccgcgggcgtgggcgtgggccgcGCCCCCGCGGTGAAATGACCGGC harbors:
- the LOC136527695 gene encoding polyadenylate-binding protein 1-like isoform X1, with the protein product MAMTAKRGPSGDEMRCSGHRARARRVEEGETDHPSAAELGASLSTRDQVRACVRCAPARARVLQCRLLPCVNKDSLERLRSRIVCFGTAVLMRVRVLCGLHEIEEMRRRLRELEKLEFEIPPAPSHEDESETAVAATTVDKAEVDVRSIYVGNRAPAMRGLGKGVSGKPYPRLCNARRPRLEPGTFQSQAVDYACLPEEVQQHFQHCGTINRVTILTDSFGQPKGFAYVEFDEVEAVQNALLLNETELHGRPLKVCPKRTNIPGMKQSRGRHSVHPFYPSYGKVPRFRRFLGYSYSPYY
- the LOC136527695 gene encoding polyadenylate-binding protein 1-like isoform X2; this encodes MAMTAKRGPSGDEMRCSGHRARARRVEEGETDHPSAAELGASLSTRDQVRACVRCAPARARVLQCRLLPCVNKDSLERLRSRIVCFGTAVLMRVRVLCGLHEIEEMRRRLRELEKLEFEIPPAPSHEDESETAVAATTVDKAEVDVRSIYVGNVDYACLPEEVQQHFQHCGTINRVTILTDSFGQPKGFAYVEFDEVEAVQNALLLNETELHGRPLKVCPKRTNIPGMKQSRGRHSVHPFYPSYGKVPRFRRFLGYSYSPYY
- the LOC136539332 gene encoding trihelix transcription factor ENAP1-like; this translates as MSSSSSDAARDDAVSSPDLPPLAAPVAAAAAAAAAAASSGGGIGLGGGGSSRRLPPPCWTHEETLALIEAYRDRWVALRKGNLRAADWDAVANTVTARCGRFPTAAHKSGVQCRHKIEKLRKRYRAERSRAAGRSKRPKWPFFPLLHDLAGGGVPDPSPNAIVKIKTMGPAPPASPPSPVSSPSSSEEAVRSRSLHGLISNGGAGSGLRFTIPKASRTKPAAVAAVKPERGGGGEDDAESEAMAEVAAALREVGEGFLRMEERRLELSLQMEKERMESEMKRTQTMLDAQQLFLEAFLGKQQQNMKARVSPSSAAMEED